The Hyphomicrobiales bacterium nucleotide sequence GCAAAGGCTTGTTTGGGGCCTGCACAGCAACAGTGGGCTATTAATCATGGCAGAGCGAAGCGCTTTGGTGTGATTGCAAAACGTGTGAGCAAACGTTTGAATGCCACAGTTCTAAATGGTCAACTTTGTAAGCGTGGTGGACGTTTAGTCTATATATTAACGGTGATAAATCATCGCGGTAAAACAAAACGTGCAGTTGTTGATGCTAAAAGTGGACGCTAGATCGTTCAGCCCTAATGCACTAAGGTAATAAATCGCTTAAGAGCTGATTGAATAGAAATTTCAAAGAGTATTAATGTCTCATGCGCATTTTAGTAGTGGAAGACGATCAAGATCTAAATCGGCAGTTGGTAACGGCTTTGACTGATTCGGGTTATGCGGTGGATACCGTTTTTGATGGGGAAGAAGGGCATTTCCTTGGCGATACTGAGCCATATGACGCCGTTGTTCTCGATATTGGCCTACCTAAAAAAGATGGCATCAGTGTATTAGAAGACTGGCGTCGCGCTGATCGCAATATGCCGGTTCTTATCTTAACCGCCCGCGATCGATGGAGCGATAAAGTGCAGGGCATTGACGCAGGCGCTGATGATTATGTAGCCAAACCCTTTCATATGGAGGAAGTGCTTGCACGGCTTCGCGCATTAACACGCAGAGCAAGCGGTCATGCTTCGAATGAATTTGTTTGTGGCCCGGTAAGGCTTGATGCCAAAACAAGTCGGGTGAGCAATGGCAACGATGTGATCAAACTAACATCTCACGAATTTCGCGTTCTAAAGTATTTGATGCATCATCCAGACCGGATTGTTTCAAGAACAGAACTCACCGAACATTTATACGATCAGGATTTTGATCGTGATTCTAATACGATTGAAGTGTTTGTAGGTCGCCTTCGCAAGAAGCTGGGAATTAACATCATAGAGACTGTGCGCGGGATGGGGTATCGGTTGAGCGAGCCAAATGACGTTTAATTCACTTGCACTCAGGCTTCTGTTTTCATCCATCTTATGGAGTATTTTAGCTCTTGTTGTTGCTGGTGTATTGCTGTCAGGCCTTTATCAGCAAAGTGTTGAACGGGGGTTTGATCAACGCCTCAATGTTTATCTGAAAATTCTTGTCGCTGCCCAAGCTGAAGCAGAAGATCCTATGCGCATGGAGCCGCCAACACTGACAGAACCAAATTTTGATTTGGTCTTATCGGGTTGGTATTGGGAAATTACAAAACAATCTGGTGAGGTCATTGTTGCCTCAAGATCTCTGTTTGCGGAGCGCTTGCCAAAAATTACAATAGCAAAGTTAGGCCAAAACGAAGACGGGATTGCGTCATTTTATTCGCGTGGACCAGCCGGTAACACTTTGCGTATTGTTGCGCGTGAGATCAGCATGGAGAGTGATAAACCATTTCTGATTGCCGTGGCTGGCAACGCCACAGATATTAAACAAAATGTTGCGCAGTTTCGCCAACGTGTTTTCTTGACCCTAGCAGCCCTTGGTTTTCTTCTTGCCGTTTCAACCTTTGTTCAAGTCAAATGGGGGCTTCGGCCTTTGTCGCGCATTACCAATGGTTTGAATGATATTCGTGAAGGCCGTTCGGAAGATTTGCGGGGTTCATTCCCCAAAGAAATTGATCCCTTGGTTGCTGAGCTTAACGCATTGATTGGCTTTAATAAAAAGGTCGTCGAACGTGCTCGTACCCATGTTGGAAATTTAGCGCATGCTCTTAAAACGCCGATTAGCGTCTTGCGCAATGAGGCAAACGATTACGACACCACGCTTTCGGAAAAAGTGATAGAGCAAACCAATGCAATGCAATCACAAGTAAATTATCATCTGGACCGGGCGCAGATTATCGCTCGCTCAGGAATGCTCAGCACCGCTCATCCTGTGAAACCTGTCGTTGAAGGTTTGGGGAGGGCGATGTCTAAGATATACAGAGACAAAAATGTTCACCTCACAATAAACATTGCGAATAACATGAAATTTTCAGGAGAGCGGGAAGATCTTGAGCAAGCGCTTGGAAACTTGATTGATAATGCCTGCAAGTGGTCAAAAGACGAGGTTATTATTTCTGTCAGTAGTGATGGCAAAGCGCTTGCCTTTGATATTGAGGATAACGGACCTGGTCTGACAGCGTCTGAACAGATACGTGCAATGAAGCGCGGTGAACGGCTTGATGAGCACACGCCTGGTTCTGGTCTTGGACTCTCAATCGTACACGACTTAATGAATGCTTATAGTGGCACATTCACGATGGGGCGTTCCAGGTTGGGTGGGCTAAAAGCCACATTAATCTTCCGAATGCCGCAAAATATTGAAGAGTAAAAATCAATCATCATTATTTCAGCACTAATATTTCAGATTGTCGCCTTAGTTGCGGTCTACTCAAACTGAAAATACAGAGGGTTTGGGAATGATAAAAATGAGTCGTTTCATTGTCGCTGGTTTGCTTGCTGTTGCTTTGAGTGGATGCTCGAAGAGCAGCCCGCAAGGTTCAGATATAGATGCAGCTGCTTTGGTTGATAATCAGCCTGTTGCCGACAATCCAGTAAATGCTGTTGCAACGGAAGAAGATACGTCTTCGACAGAAACTCTGGGCACTTCTTTTATAGGGAAGCTTGAAGAGAGCGATTTAGCACGTTTTAAACAGGCGCAAACAACGGCGTTTCAGCAAGAACGTGGAGGTGTACCCATTGTGTGGCGCAATCCGGACACGAGCCATTCTGGTCAAGTAACAAGTGGACCGATATATACTATCAATGGCCGCCGTTGCCGAGATTTCATTCAATTTATAACGATAGATGGTGCGCAAGAAAGCGATAACGGTGTGGCGTGCCAGCAATCTGATGGGGTATGGGCGTCTATCGCTTTGTAATTTTATCTATAGCCTACCAACTTGAACGGCTTGTGTTATCGTGCGATTTAGGGTCAAGACACTAAAATTATTGCTCACGATGATCTTGTTTCATGGTGTCAAATATCAATCAAAGCATAGGATTTCACCATGGCATCTCCCTTGAAAGTAACATTTGACGGTTCTCTTGGTGCGGAGCTTGCTGGCAGGCTTGATTTACCGACAGGGCCTATTCGTGCTTATGCGTTGTTTGCACACTGCTTTACATGCTCAAAAGATATCTTTGCCGCCAAACGCATCGCCTCGCAGTTGTCTGCTCAAGGTATCGCAGTTTTGCGCTTTGATTTCACCGGTCTAGGCTCTAGCGATGGTGAGTTCTCAAACACCAATTTCTCTTCCAATATTCAAGACCTAATAAAAGCCGTTGATTTCATGCGCCAGTCTTATGAGGCGCCTGCAATATTGATCGGTCATTCATTGGGCGGTGCAGCGGTTCTTGCGGCAGCCCCTCTTGTGCCGGAGGTCAAGGCCGTGGTGACTATCGGTGCACCGTCTGATGCGCATCATGTTACGCATAATTTTGGCTCTAATTTGGATACAATAGAAAAAGAGGGTGAAGTTAATCTTTCACTTGCTGGTCGTCCCTTCACCATCAAAAAGCAATTCATTGATGATCTGCATAAAACCAGCGTCAC carries:
- a CDS encoding RT0821/Lpp0805 family surface protein; this encodes MSRFIVAGLLAVALSGCSKSSPQGSDIDAAALVDNQPVADNPVNAVATEEDTSSTETLGTSFIGKLEESDLARFKQAQTTAFQQERGGVPIVWRNPDTSHSGQVTSGPIYTINGRRCRDFIQFITIDGAQESDNGVACQQSDGVWASIAL
- a CDS encoding response regulator transcription factor — protein: MRILVVEDDQDLNRQLVTALTDSGYAVDTVFDGEEGHFLGDTEPYDAVVLDIGLPKKDGISVLEDWRRADRNMPVLILTARDRWSDKVQGIDAGADDYVAKPFHMEEVLARLRALTRRASGHASNEFVCGPVRLDAKTSRVSNGNDVIKLTSHEFRVLKYLMHHPDRIVSRTELTEHLYDQDFDRDSNTIEVFVGRLRKKLGINIIETVRGMGYRLSEPNDV
- a CDS encoding ATP-binding protein, whose translation is MTFNSLALRLLFSSILWSILALVVAGVLLSGLYQQSVERGFDQRLNVYLKILVAAQAEAEDPMRMEPPTLTEPNFDLVLSGWYWEITKQSGEVIVASRSLFAERLPKITIAKLGQNEDGIASFYSRGPAGNTLRIVAREISMESDKPFLIAVAGNATDIKQNVAQFRQRVFLTLAALGFLLAVSTFVQVKWGLRPLSRITNGLNDIREGRSEDLRGSFPKEIDPLVAELNALIGFNKKVVERARTHVGNLAHALKTPISVLRNEANDYDTTLSEKVIEQTNAMQSQVNYHLDRAQIIARSGMLSTAHPVKPVVEGLGRAMSKIYRDKNVHLTINIANNMKFSGEREDLEQALGNLIDNACKWSKDEVIISVSSDGKALAFDIEDNGPGLTASEQIRAMKRGERLDEHTPGSGLGLSIVHDLMNAYSGTFTMGRSRLGGLKATLIFRMPQNIEE